From Paenibacillus sp. PvR098:
ATCTTTTGTTAATTTCTCCATTAGTAAAGTCACCTTTCTCTCTCTTCTATTACATTCCGCATCAATAAATTCACCTTTCTCTCAAATGATTCATATCACTTCTTACACATATTATATTATATATAATATATATCTTGGAAATACTGTATATTTATTGCTTCATAAGTTTTATGAACATAAATCTTCAAACGGATAAATCGAATAATGGCCCATCAAATTCCGCAAGCATTTTATACTTCAATGTCGCTTACGAATTTAGATCTTTTCTTTTTAATTTCGCTGTAGATACTTAAAAGCAATATGATAAAACACAACATCATCAAAAAGAAAGATATCGGTCGATCAAAAAAGATCATAATGTCCGATTGAGAAATGGCTAAAGACTGTAACAGCGAGGTTTCGATCTGGGTACCTAAAACAAAAGTCAACACGGTCGCCGCTATGGGAATGTCCTTTTTCTTCATGATGTATCCTAGAATACCAAAGAAAATCATCACTCCTACATCCCATAAACTATTATTAATACTATAGGCCCCTATGATAGCAATCATTAGAATCAGCGGGAACAGTAATTGATATGGAACTAAGGTTATTTTTGCCCAGAATCTGGCAAGCGGCAAGTTAAAAATCAGTAGTATCAAGTTCCCAATAAACATGCTGGAAATTACAGCCCATACAAAATCGGGATTATTCTGAAACAATGCAGGTCCCGGCGTTAAACCATGCATGATAAACGCCCCTAAAATTACTGCGACTGTTGGCGAACTTGGGATTCCGAGTGTAAAAAGCGGGATAAGAGAAGCTCCGCTGTGAGCGTTATTCGCTGTTTCAGGACCAGCTACTCCCTCTATGGCCCCTTTACCGAAACGGGATGGATCCTTCGCCCATTTTTTTTCAATCGAATAGGATATCAAAGAGGAAATAGCTGCATTGGCTCCAGGAATCAAACCGATCAATAAGCCTAAAAAGGTCCCTCTTCCAATCGACTTGAACGTTGGATTCCATTCTTCACCTTTGGGTAAAAGACCCTGGATTTTGACGGGGGGCTGCAGGTCCATTTTTTTTTCGGCATTCAACAAAATCTCTGAAATACCAAACAGGCCCAAAGCCAGAACGGAAAAGTCTATCCCGTCTAATAATTCAAGCTGCCCAAAGGTAAATCGTGGCGCTCCAGATGAAGGATCCATTCCAATTAAAGATAATATCAAACCAAATAAGGCGGCAATCAATCCCCTCACCAAGGATTTACCCATTAATCCAACTAACATGAGCAACCCGAGCAGCATAATAGTAAAGTATTCGGGAGGACCAAACCTTAACGCGAATTGAGCTAAAGGAGGACCAATAAATGATAGACTGAGAACCGCCACGATGCCGCCAATAAAGGAACCGATGGCCGCTACTCCCAGTGCAGTACCCGCACGTCCTTGCTTCGCTAACTCATATCCATCAATACAGGTAATTACCGATGCGGCTTCTCCCGGCGTATTAATTAAAACAGAAGTAATTGTTCCTCCGTACATGGAACCATAGTAGATTCCGGAAAGCATAATAATGGCGGATATCGGTTCCATTCCAAATGTGATCGGAATAAGAAGAGCTGTACCCGACACAGGACCTAACCCCGGTAATACTCCAACAATCATTCCCACAGTTACCCCGATCAAACAGTAAAATATATTGGACAGGGTAAGAGCAGTTTCAAAACCTTGTAAAAGCAAGGATAGAGTATCCATGTAGCCTCCTTCTACCAACCGAATTCATTAACTGGTAATGTGACACTCAACAATGTACGGAAAAGCCAAAACAAGAAAATGGATGTCCCTACAGAAATAATTAAATTCAAGTACCATTTATACGCGCGATAGAGTAATAAAAATAAGAAGATCGCACTAGATAAAACAAACCCTAAATAGGAAATTATGATGACAAAAAGAATCAGGCAGCCTATAATATATAATACTTTTTTTAGATCTTCTCCTTTTGGCATGGATTCTTCTTCCGAATTTTCTTTATTTCTAAATTCAACCATGTAGAATAGAGAAAGGATTATTAAGATTCCACTTAGCCAAACAGGAAAAAAACCTGCCCCCGGTCCTACTGAACCCAGATAGGGAAGATCAAATGACTTCCAGAAAATAAAGACAGAAAAAAGAAAAATAGGTAGACCAGAATACAATCCTGCCTTCCATTTTTTCTCCAAGACGCCATCATCCCTTCTAAAATATATGTTGTTATAGCAAACGGAGCATAGAATCAAAAAGTGTTTCTATGCTCCCCTACTAAAAGTTACTTCACCATACCAATTTTCTTTAATGTATCCCCAATTTGGTTGAAGCTGTCCGTGATATCTTTTTGAAATTCATCAGGTCCCGCGTAAGAAGGTTCTATATCTAATTTCTTCAACTGTTCAATGATTTCAGGATCTTCCAATGTCTTTTTAAATGCTGCATCGTAAATATCCAATATGTCTTTGGGCAGCCCTTTTGGAGCTATCAGTCCATTGTATATATCTAATGCCACATCAATTCCCTTTTCTTGTAACGTAGGAACATCTTTAAAAACTCCGCTTTTCACAGTCCCAAAGTTCACCAAAGCGCGAACCTGTCCGGCTTCCAAAGGAGCCTTGGAGGTTTGGGGAAGAAGATTTCCTCCTAGTACATGGCCTCCTAATACCGCATTTAAGGATTGTCCAGCACCTTCAAATGCTACCGGTGAGGTTTTAATCCCTTCTGCGGTGCTTAATGCCTCCATACTTATATGAACTGAACTCCCGGGTCCAACCGTTGCGTAAGTAAATTTACCCGGGTTTTTCTTGGCATAATCCAGCCATTCCTCAAACGTATTCCAAGGGGAATCCGATTTTACAATTAAAAACGACGGTATAACATTTGTTCTGACTAGAGTTTGGAAGCTATCGTGACTATATATCGATTGCTCCAAATGAGGTTGAATACCAAGGTGTGTTACGCTGATCAAACCGATTTTATATCCATCCGGTTTCGCACGAAATATATCGGTTACTGCTATGGTGCCAGAACCTCCTGCCTTATTCACAACAACAACAGATTGTCCATTTGGAAGATGTTTTGATACTCCGTTAGCCAATATTCGGGCAATCAAATCTGTAGAACTACCTGCGTTATAAGGAATAATCATTTCGATAGGTTTTTGGGGAAAGTTACTCTTCGATTCACTATTGGCGTTAGCTTCAGCAGATTGACCCGCCGGACTATTTTGAGAACAACCTGATATGATAATGGATATAATTAACAGGGTTAACATAACTATTCTTTTCATTAAGAACACCTCTTTAATCGCTGCTGAATTGGGAGGGCAAGAGCTTACAAGTAAATGATTCTACGTTGGCTCTATATATTACATATGAAATAAGTTTTTCGCGTTAATAGACTCAATTTTCCGAATATCCTGTTCACTAAGACCCGCTGTTCTAATCTTCCCGCAAGGATCGGGGTCCCCCATGCTGAAAGGCTGATCCGTTCCGAGCAGCAGATGGTCCGCCCCTGCAATTTCCGCAAGGTAGCTTAAAGCTGGAGAAAAATGTGTGATGGTATCAAAATAAAGAAGCTGAAAATATTCTAAAGGTCCTTTCTTAGCTATACTTCTTGACTCCTCATGAGCCTCATAAGTATGCTGAAGACGACCAATTTGATAAGGCAAATATCCACCCGCATGGAGGAGAATTACTTTTAGATCCGGAAACCTGTCAAACACGCCACCAAGAATTAAGTATCCACCAGCAATCGTAGTATCATATGGATAGCCGATCGCGGCACGCATATAAAATCTACGGACACGCTCCTCGCCGGCTACGTGTAAAGGATGAACAAGCACGGGAACATGAAGACGGACGGCCTCCTCCCAAAAAGGATCAAATGATGGATCATCTAATTCCTTTCCTGCAATATTTGAGGCTATCATAACAGAACGAAATCCAAGATTGGAAACAGCATATTCAAGTTCCCTTGCAGCCAGTTCTCCATCTTGCAAAGGAACCGTGGCCATACCAGAAAATAGTCCATTTTTTTCCTTTAAGTCCTCAGCCAATGCCTCATTGAGAAGCCGGCTCCATTTCGCTCCCTGCTCCGAAGGCAATTCATAACCAAATAGATCAGGCCAGGTCGATAATACTTCATGACCCACTCCTTGACGAAGCATTCGTTGCTCACGATCTTCCAAGTCTATAATGGATGGAAAGAACGGACGAATGATCTCACCGTAAGCAAACTCAATAAATTCTTTACCCTCTTTATTCACTTGCAGTTTTGCACCATAAGGAGCGGGATGTTCCCGAATAACCTTTAGCGCTCTAGGGGTCACATAGTGTGCATGAATATCAGTTACCATCTGTTTTCTCTTCTCCCTTCGTTTTCTTTAATAGTTTCCATAATTTAAACGGAGACACAGGTGTTTCTGTGGTATAGATACCAAATGAAGACAATGCATCGTCAATGGCCGAATTGATGACCGCGGGCACAGGCACTACTCCACCTTCGCCACAGCCCTTTACCCCTTCAGGATTATTTGGATCAGGTGATTCCATATGCCCCAGTTGGATATCAGGTACTTCCATAGAGGTGGGAATCATATAATCCATATACGTAGCAGTCAGCACCTGTCCATTATTATCGTGAATCATTTCTTCATAGATCGCATTGCCCAATCCCTGGGCTACTCCTCCAATTACCTGTCCTTTTACAATCATAGGATTCAGTACTTTTCCGCAGTCGTCTACGACAATATATCGATGAACCTTGATCGCAGCTGTTGAAGGATCTACCTCTACAATCGCTGCATGAGTTCCATTCGCAAACGTAAGGGCTGACGGATAATAATAGAAGCTTTCTTCTAATCCCGGTTGAAAATCATCCGGCAAATGCGATCCTTCAGGGAGATGACGTTGTGTTGATCTTGAAGGATCGACTGAGATCATGGCAATTTTTTGTAAAGAAACATTTCTATCCGGGTCATTCTTCACTTGGATCATTCCTTCTACAATGTCCAAATCCATTGGATCGGCTTGCAGAACCAATCCTCCTAATTTTAAAGCTTTGTCCCGTACCTTAAGAGCCGCACCACTTACTGCGTTTCCTCCTGCTACCGCTACTCGGCTTGCCCAGGTTCCTACTCCATACTCTATGGCGCCTGTGTCACCCCCCACCACCTTTACATCATCAAAAGATACGCCAAGTCGTTCCGCACACACTTGAGCGAGTGTGGTCTCATGGCCTTGCCCTTGAGAACCGGCTCCGGTAGAAACGGTGACTTTTCCGGTTACGGGATCTACCTTCACTTTAGCCCCCTCAAACGGACCAAGACCTGCCATCTCAATATAATTGGCTAATCCAATTCCCAGATAACGTCCTTCTTTCCGATAATCCTCCTTAAGTTTTTGAAACTCGTTATAATCAATCATGTCTAATGCTTGTTGAAAAGCCTGCGGATAATCTCCGCTATGGTAGATCATCTTGCGGCCATCTCTTGAAAAAAGTCCGGTATCATAAGGCATTTCTTTCGTATGGATCAAGTTGCGCAGTCTTATCTCCGCTTTATCGAGACCAAGCTGTTCGGCTGCAAGATCCAACAACCGCTCTATCACAAAAACTCCTTGTGGTCGACCTGCTCCCCGATATGGCGCAACAGGTGTCTTATTGGTGTAGACACAGGTCATTTGCGCGTAGAAATTAGGAACTTTGTAAGGGCCAGGAATGGTGATGGCTGTAGTATAAGGAACTACAATGCCAAACGGGGTATATGCCCCGTTGTCCGCAAGGAAATGATCACGTACGGCGAGAATCTTCCCATCCTTCGTCAGAGCCATTTCAGCTTCGTGCCACTGATCGCGCTCCTGATAAGAAGCCATTAAATCTTCCATTCGATCACCGACCCATTTTACAGGTCTCCCCAACTGGAGCGCTAGCCACGGCACTAGAATTTCCTCCGGGTACAGGCGATTTTTCGCTCCAAAACCACCGCCGACATCGGGTGCGATCAATCTGACTTGTTGCTCCTCCAATCCTAGAAATCCTACGATTAGCCGACGAATCGTATGAACCGATTGAGTGCTGTCCCAAATGGTCAAATTCCCCAAGGTATCGGGAATAGCCAACACTCCTCTCGATTCCATGGGTTGCACACTACACCGCCCTATGCGAAATTTGGAACGGATAACTACGTCAGCATTGGCGAACGCGGATTGTGCATCACCTGTTTTCTCTATAATCATTGCTGCAGTATTGGAGCCAACTTCCATATGAAGAAGAGGAGCATCAGCTTTTAACGCGTCTTCCGGATTTCCAACTACCGGCAGCGCATCGTATTCAATATCAATGAGTTCGAGCGCATCCTCCGCAATATACCGACTGGTTGCCACAACGACTGCAACCGGTTCTCCGACATAATTAACTTTATCCTTAGCAAGAGGATAAGGCGTTTCGGATCGCAATGCGGGATGTGGAACCAGCATTGGTAATTTTTTACCCATTGCACCCAACTGTTCAAATGAGACAGCTGCTATCACTTCAGGAAATTGTTTTGCTTTTGTCAAATCTATTTTCACAATTCGGGCATGGGCATGGGGACTGCGCAGTACAGCCATATGAAGTGCATTCTTGGATTCTATATCCGCTAAATATCGACCGTTGCCGGTAATAAGTCGTAAATCTTCTTTGCGAGGCAATGCTTTACCTAAATAACGCATATTACGTTCCTCCTACTAAAGAATATTAATCAAATTCCTGCCGGGTGCTCGGCCTGTACAGTACATTGATCTGTCTCACTTATTTTATCTTTACTGAGCATCTCTGCTGCCATTTCTACGGCATCGACGATATTTTGATACCCGGTACATCGACATAGATTCCCTGAAATCCCTTCCCTGATTTCTTCACGGCTCGGATGAGGGTTCTCCTCAAGAAAATGGCAGGCCGATATAAGAAACCCTGGAGTGCAGAATCCACACTGCAGACCGTGTTTTTCTCTGAAGGCCTCCTGCAGCGGATGAAGGGTACCATCCGCATTCGACAATCCTTCTACGGTTAGGATTTTGGCTTGATTGGCTTGGACGCCAAAAACCAGACATGACCGCACAGGCCTCTCGTCCATCATCACCGTACACGCCCCGCAAATTCCGTGCTCACAGCCCACATGTGTTCCCGTTAAGCCAAGCTCATCCCGAAGAACATCAGACAATAGCATTCTGGGTTCAACCGATAAGCTATGCTCCTTACCATTGACGGTAACTGTTATATTGTTCAAGTTATTCTGCGTCACCGTTACACCTCCATAATATTGCACAATGTTATGATCAAATCTTTCCCTCCGCAAAAGCTGCCGCCTCTTGTTTTCTAAATTGCTCTTTGAGATATGATGGTTTCACAGGAATATTCTCTACTCGAATACCATGATCACGCAGTGCATCTTGGACTGCAGACTGGATTACTGCAAGTACTGGAATACTGCCGCTTTCACCGGTACCTTTTATACCTAATGGATTTAGCGGGGATGGGGTCTCAATATGGTGCAGATTGCATTCCGGCATCTCATTAGCCGTAGGCACAATATAATCCATTAAAGTGCTCGTTAATAACTGACCATCGCTATCATATACGACCTCTTCATATAACGCATTTCCTATACCGTTCGAAATGCCTCCAAGGGTCTGCCCCGTCACAATCATAGGATTCAATATCGTTCCGCAATCATGTACCCCTGCATAATTTAAAACTTTGATCTTAAAGGTTTCCGGATCTACTTCTACAACGGCCATATCTGCCATGGAGGTAATGGCCGCTCCCTGAGGTGCAAAATAATCAGTCACCTCTAAGCCAGGTGCAACCGGGAGATCAAAAGTCGTTCCAGGAAAAATTCCTCTTGCCTCGTGGGCCAATTGCCCTAAGGAAATCCTAGTCTTGCTATCTCCTTTTAATTGAACAAATCCTTCACTTAGTTCAAGGCTGTCAACAGGGGAACTTAATTTGTGAGCTGCGATTTTTAACGCTCTTTCCTTCACACCTTGAGCTGCTTTGTAAATAGCGGTACCTACAATAGTAGCAATCCTGCTAGCGAATGTTCCTGTACCATAAGGAAATGTTCCTGTGTCCCCTTCTCTTAAGGTTATTCTTTCAATAGGAACACTCAAAACTTCAGCAGCAACCTGCGCTAACGATGTTTCGTGACCTTGACCCTGATTGGAAGCACCGGTAAAGATCGTCACTTCACCAGTATATTCTACGCGAACTGTTGCTCCCTCATAGGAACCGAAAGCTGTACTTTCAATTGAGAAAGCGGTACCAATCCCTATATTGCGGCCTTGCTTGCGGTATTCTTCTTTAAGTTGAATCCACCGGTCATACTCGCCTTCTTTCTTTACTACATCGAAAAGCTTTTGATAATTTCCGCTATCGTATATCTGGGGTCTCCCATCTCGAGAAATTAGGCCGCTGTTATAAGGAAACTCATGATGCTGAATCAAATTTTTTCGTTTAATTTCCATTGGGTCCATACCTAGTTGAAATGCTGCTTCATCTAACAGTCGATTTAAGATCAATGCGGCTTGCGGCCTTCCGGCTCCTCGAAATGGTGCTAGTGGAACGGTATTCGTATATAGCACTCGAACATCACATAAGTAATTTGGGACTTTATAAGGACCGGGGATTAATGTTGAAGTGATTATAGGAACTATAATACCCCATGGTACATAGGCGCCAGTATTGGCCAAGATACTATCGGTTAAGGCTATAATTTTGCCATCTTCTGTTACACCTAGTGAAGCTTCATGGATTTGTTCACGTTCGTGGACAGAACTCATCATATGCTCCATGCGATCTTCAAGCCACCTTACAGGGGCCTCCACTTTCATCGACGCCCAGGCAACCAATAAGTCTTCTACATAAAAAGGAGCCTTAGCGCCGAACGCCCCTCCAACGTCCGGTGCAATAACCCGAACCTGATGTTCGGATAGATTCAGGGATTCTGCCAGGATCCTGCGCATTTCATGTTGACTCTGAGTAGTAGCATATACTTCTAATGTTGGCTCACTTTTATGATTATTCCATATAGCCAGCATTCCTCTCGTTTCAATAGGTAAACAACTTACTCTTCCAATTTTAAATCGCTGCTTCACAACTACTGCTGCATTTTTCATAGCCGCTTCTGCATCGCCGATACTCTGCTGAAATTGAGCAGCCTGATTAGACTGCAGATGTTCATGTGCCAACGGCGAATCTGGACGAACCGCATCCTCCAGATGGGCAACGGCAGGCAGTTTTTGATAATCCACTTTAATTAAGTCCAAGGCATCTTCTGCAATATAACGAGAGCTCGCAATCACCATGGCAATCGGTTCGCCAACATGATGAATAGTAGAGTTGAGTGGCTGTTGAGTAATAGGAATTAGACTCGGATATGGGAAGAGAAAAGGGAGGGAGGGAAGTTCCCCTCCATCATCAGGACCGAACACGGCTATAACACCCGGTAAACGACGAGCTTGTTCTAAATCAATACTTTGAATTCGAGCATGGGCGTGTGGGCTTCTCAAAAAAGCTGCACTTAATGTACCCTCGATTTTAATATCACCTATATAACGTCCATTTCCCCGGAGCAGCCTCGGATCAATCTTTCGTTTGATTGACTTCCCTATATATTTCATTCCTTCACCTCTCAATAGTAGTGTTCATTTTTCTCTTGGTTTCTAAGATCATCTTACAATCTAATCGAGTTTAAATTCACTAGCCGGGAAGAACTCTACTTGCTGCAATCCCCCGTTTTTCACTTCTAATAGAGCAAAGGAAGAAGCAACATTGCCAAATTCATTGAAATCTACTGGCCCAGATGCGCCTTCGTAATTAATGTCATTACCGTTCTTTAACTCTTTCATTGCGTCTGCAAAGCTATTAGCCACTACACCTGGAGGATTAGCTACCTTAGCAATATTGTCATTGACGGCTTTACCACTTGCTTCACCCCCGGCTTCAATGGCCAGCGCAATCAACATGATCATGTCATAAGCGTTAGTATCATACATTCCTGCCCCTGGAGGAAATCCAAACTTAGTCTCAAAGTCGGTTCTAAATCTAGTATACGATTCAAGTTTAATATCCTCTGCCGGCACAACCCCCATCATGCCTTCTGAAACATCTTTGCCGATGGCATTGATAAGGTCAGGGGATAGAAGCTCTGTACTTACCACCCATTGCCAACCGTAATTTTGCTGATACTCTTGTTTGAAAATAACTGTTCCGGCAGTAATTCCACCAAAGAAATAAACTAATTTAGGCTTTGAAGCCGCTATTTTTTTCAGCTCACCTTGGTATGTGTTTTGTCCTGGATTGAAGGTCACAGTGGAAACGATTTTACCGCCTTTTTCTTCGAAAGTTTTCTCGAAGGATTCGGCATTTGCCTGAGCGCCTTCTACATTTTCCACCATAATAGCTATTTCGTTATATCCTTTATCTAAAAGTATTTCTGCACTTACCAATCCATTCAAAGTGTCCGAGGGGGCGGTCCGAAACGCATAATCCCCACCTTTGTTATCAAACTCTGGGGTGCCTGCATTGTGCCCAAAAACTGGAACTTGTCTGTTTTTCGCATCCTTGAGCAGTGCCATTATTCCGTCTGATTCTGTTCCAACAACAGAAACAACCGAATTGATATTCACCAATTTTTGAAAACCCTGAATCGAGCCTTCCACACTACTGTGGTTATCCTCATTAATTAATTTGATCATTCGCCCATTGAGTACCCCACCAGACTTATTGATCTCCTCCACTGCTAATTGAGCTGCTTTAAAGTTCTCCTCAGTCCATGGTGCATAATCCCCAGTAAAACCGCCCAAATAACCGATTGAAATATCGCCTGCCTTACTCTCGGAAGTAGTGGTGGAATTGTTATTCCCAGAAGGAGGAGCCGAGCATGCCGCAGAAAGAACTATCACCATTAAAATAATAATGACCCTAGTAAGTTTATTTTTCATTTACTTATCCCCCTTTAATGGTGTGTTCCTAAGAATAAGCCTTCTAAATCTTCATTTTCCATAATTTCTTTCCCTTTATACTCAGCCCTAATCTGACCGGAATCCATTAAATAAACTCTATCGACATGCCGTAAAACCTGAAGCGGATTCTCTTCGACCACCCAAATAATGGTTGTTCCGCTCTTCCTGATCTGAACAATTAAGTCTACCAATCCAGCAATAATTTGTGGTGCTAACCCTGTTGTAGGTTCATCGAGTAACAGCAGTTTGGGCTTTACAATGAGTGCGCTAGCGAGTGCTAACATTTGCCTTTGCCCTCCGCTTAGTGTCCCAGCATATTGTCCCATACGATTTTTAAGGTCTGGAAATAGATCCAATGTCTCTTGAATAGCACTTTTTGGTTTTTTTAATGTATAGGCTCCCATTAGGAGATTCTCTTCAACTGTTAACTCAGCAAACACATTTTTTCTTTGTGGAACATACCCCAAACCAAGCTTGGAGAGTTTACTAGGATCCATGCTGCTAACTGCTTCTCCTTGAAAAGTAATTTCACCCTTTATCGTAGGTAAAAGCCCCGTTATGGTATCCATTAGCGTTGATTTCCCTGCGCCATTAGGTCCAATGATACCAATCATTTCCCCTGTCTCAACATGAAGATCCACTCCATGTAAAACATGAATTTTGCCGTATCCGGAAGTTAACCCCTTCACATTAAGAAGCATCGTGTTCAGCCTCCCCTAAATAGACAGACTTAACTAAAGGATTATTAGCTACTTCCTGCGGGGTACCGCTAGCAATAATTTCACCATGTGCTAAAACATACATACGATCGCAAATTTCCATAATAAAACCTAAGTTATGATCAATAATTAAAAATGTCATCCCTTGTTGACGAAGAATTTGAATATGCTCTACCAATTTCTCCAGCATTGCAGGGTTGATTCCTGAAGCAGGCTCATCTAACATTAATAATTTTGGATCTAACATTAATTGCCGGCTAATTTCTAGTAATCTTAGCTCTCCGGCACTGAGATTGGCTGCCAGTTCATTTCGTTTGTCATAAAGGTTAATTTTCTTTAATAAATCTATAGCTTTTTCATAATTTTCTCTCTCTCTGTCTATGACCTCACGATGCTGAAAAATGGAATGAGATATTCTCTCTCCTTTGTGAGAAGGAACAACCAATAAATTATCTAAACAACTCAAATTTGGAAAACCTATCGGTGTCTGGAATGTCTTGACGATTCCTGATCGAGCAATTTCTTGAGTGGATAACCCCGAAAGAGAACGGTTCATGAATATTACTTCCCCTTGATTATAAGGGGTTGTATAACTAATCATATTAAATAAAGTGGTTTTTCCCGCTCCATTGGGTCCGATTAAACCAATAATTTCGCCTTCTTTAATCTCTAACGAAACATCTTTAACCGCTTGAACACCGCCGAAGCTTTTACTTAAACGACTGACTTTTAGAATGAAAATCAACTCCCTTATTAGAAAAATTTCCATTAAAAAGTTTCATTCTAGTCTCTACCGATGGTATCTTCTCTGATAAAATGCCTTGCGGACGAAACCGTAAAACAAAAACCAGCATGAATCCGATAACTACCCATCTAAGGGATGCCAAAACCACGGCCATATCTGGTGAAACCTGAAAAAAGCGTGTGAATTCCTGTACAAAGATAAGAACGATAGCTCCTATGACAGCCCCTTTATTGTTTCCGATTCCACCGATTACTAAAGCAGTCCAAACCGTAAAAGTGATAGTGGATGTAAACATGCTCGGTAATATAATCGAACTGTACCAAACATAGATTGCACCAACGATCCCTACAAACATATTCGTTAGAATAAATATTTTCAATTTTGTTCTATAAATGTCTTTTCCAATCGATAAGGTGGCTGATTCGTTCTCACGAATAGCTCGCATTAATCTCCCCAAGGGTGAATATGTCAAACGTTGTGCCAACCAAAAGTAGATAGCAAGTATCACTAAAACCAATACAGTAAAAAAGAAGATATAGTTTATTCCGCTAAAATAACTCTCGAATGGCTTTGGAAGACCATAAAAACCTATATTACCATTGGTTAACCATTTTTCATTTGTAATGACTTGGCGGATTACTTCTGCAAAAGCAAACGTTGTGATCAGCAAATATTCTTTTTTTAAACGTAAGGAAGGTAGACCGACAATTAATCCTGCTACCCCTGAAGCAATAGCTGCTGCCAACAGACCAACCCATATGGGCATGCCTAATCCTAATGTCCCAGGCTGATCTAGTGTAACTAGTGTGTATG
This genomic window contains:
- a CDS encoding xanthine dehydrogenase family protein molybdopterin-binding subunit codes for the protein MKYIGKSIKRKIDPRLLRGNGRYIGDIKIEGTLSAAFLRSPHAHARIQSIDLEQARRLPGVIAVFGPDDGGELPSLPFLFPYPSLIPITQQPLNSTIHHVGEPIAMVIASSRYIAEDALDLIKVDYQKLPAVAHLEDAVRPDSPLAHEHLQSNQAAQFQQSIGDAEAAMKNAAVVVKQRFKIGRVSCLPIETRGMLAIWNNHKSEPTLEVYATTQSQHEMRRILAESLNLSEHQVRVIAPDVGGAFGAKAPFYVEDLLVAWASMKVEAPVRWLEDRMEHMMSSVHEREQIHEASLGVTEDGKIIALTDSILANTGAYVPWGIIVPIITSTLIPGPYKVPNYLCDVRVLYTNTVPLAPFRGAGRPQAALILNRLLDEAAFQLGMDPMEIKRKNLIQHHEFPYNSGLISRDGRPQIYDSGNYQKLFDVVKKEGEYDRWIQLKEEYRKQGRNIGIGTAFSIESTAFGSYEGATVRVEYTGEVTIFTGASNQGQGHETSLAQVAAEVLSVPIERITLREGDTGTFPYGTGTFASRIATIVGTAIYKAAQGVKERALKIAAHKLSSPVDSLELSEGFVQLKGDSKTRISLGQLAHEARGIFPGTTFDLPVAPGLEVTDYFAPQGAAITSMADMAVVEVDPETFKIKVLNYAGVHDCGTILNPMIVTGQTLGGISNGIGNALYEEVVYDSDGQLLTSTLMDYIVPTANEMPECNLHHIETPSPLNPLGIKGTGESGSIPVLAVIQSAVQDALRDHGIRVENIPVKPSYLKEQFRKQEAAAFAEGKI
- a CDS encoding ABC transporter substrate-binding protein, coding for MKNKLTRVIIILMVIVLSAACSAPPSGNNNSTTTSESKAGDISIGYLGGFTGDYAPWTEENFKAAQLAVEEINKSGGVLNGRMIKLINEDNHSSVEGSIQGFQKLVNINSVVSVVGTESDGIMALLKDAKNRQVPVFGHNAGTPEFDNKGGDYAFRTAPSDTLNGLVSAEILLDKGYNEIAIMVENVEGAQANAESFEKTFEEKGGKIVSTVTFNPGQNTYQGELKKIAASKPKLVYFFGGITAGTVIFKQEYQQNYGWQWVVSTELLSPDLINAIGKDVSEGMMGVVPAEDIKLESYTRFRTDFETKFGFPPGAGMYDTNAYDMIMLIALAIEAGGEASGKAVNDNIAKVANPPGVVANSFADAMKELKNGNDINYEGASGPVDFNEFGNVASSFALLEVKNGGLQQVEFFPASEFKLD
- a CDS encoding ABC transporter ATP-binding protein, with protein sequence MLLNVKGLTSGYGKIHVLHGVDLHVETGEMIGIIGPNGAGKSTLMDTITGLLPTIKGEITFQGEAVSSMDPSKLSKLGLGYVPQRKNVFAELTVEENLLMGAYTLKKPKSAIQETLDLFPDLKNRMGQYAGTLSGGQRQMLALASALIVKPKLLLLDEPTTGLAPQIIAGLVDLIVQIRKSGTTIIWVVEENPLQVLRHVDRVYLMDSGQIRAEYKGKEIMENEDLEGLFLGTHH
- a CDS encoding ABC transporter ATP-binding protein; the encoded protein is MEIFLIRELIFILKVSRLSKSFGGVQAVKDVSLEIKEGEIIGLIGPNGAGKTTLFNMISYTTPYNQGEVIFMNRSLSGLSTQEIARSGIVKTFQTPIGFPNLSCLDNLLVVPSHKGERISHSIFQHREVIDRERENYEKAIDLLKKINLYDKRNELAANLSAGELRLLEISRQLMLDPKLLMLDEPASGINPAMLEKLVEHIQILRQQGMTFLIIDHNLGFIMEICDRMYVLAHGEIIASGTPQEVANNPLVKSVYLGEAEHDAS
- a CDS encoding branched-chain amino acid ABC transporter permease, which encodes MEWLLFIAGLLALAGIYAMLSLTLNIDSGFLGLWNLGVAGFLAVGAYTYTLVTLDQPGTLGLGMPIWVGLLAAAIASGVAGLIVGLPSLRLKKEYLLITTFAFAEVIRQVITNEKWLTNGNIGFYGLPKPFESYFSGINYIFFFTVLVLVILAIYFWLAQRLTYSPLGRLMRAIRENESATLSIGKDIYRTKLKIFILTNMFVGIVGAIYVWYSSIILPSMFTSTITFTVWTALVIGGIGNNKGAVIGAIVLIFVQEFTRFFQVSPDMAVVLASLRWVVIGFMLVFVLRFRPQGILSEKIPSVETRMKLFNGNFSNKGVDFHSKSQSFK